The following proteins come from a genomic window of Geomonas sp. RF6:
- a CDS encoding NYN domain-containing protein: MTNRRLWLIDAGYLFNSRHSVTANYQFSYLKLRNKLEHDGPIWRAYYLNSTNNPPSEAQDNFHNWLRSAPPNGPKIITKLYELKTQRADKAYCEICGTKVNLSCPNQSETTPLHKINNEIQKGVDVGIATLSLIHKENYDTLILSSGDSDLLDAIEFLSEIGKKVELVVFKTAVSTELQSRADRVYWIDDFSNEIAAN; encoded by the coding sequence ATGACTAACCGCAGGCTATGGCTCATAGACGCTGGGTATCTATTCAACAGCAGGCATAGCGTGACGGCCAACTACCAGTTCTCCTACCTGAAGCTCAGAAACAAGCTGGAGCATGACGGCCCGATTTGGCGGGCATACTACCTGAACAGCACGAACAACCCGCCGAGCGAAGCTCAGGACAACTTCCACAACTGGCTCAGAAGCGCCCCCCCCAACGGCCCGAAGATCATCACGAAGCTGTACGAGTTGAAGACCCAGCGGGCCGACAAGGCCTACTGCGAGATATGCGGCACGAAAGTGAACCTCTCCTGCCCCAACCAGTCGGAAACAACGCCGCTGCACAAGATAAACAACGAGATCCAGAAGGGAGTGGACGTCGGCATCGCCACCCTCTCGCTTATCCACAAGGAAAACTACGACACCCTCATTCTCTCCTCCGGCGACTCCGACCTGCTCGACGCCATCGAGTTCCTCTCCGAGATAGGAAAAAAGGTGGAGCTCGTGGTCTTCAAGACAGCTGTGTCGACTGAACTGCAGAGCCGCGCGGACCGCGTCTACTGGATCGATGACTTCTCGAACGAAATAGCAGCGAACTAG
- a CDS encoding glycosyltransferase family 2 protein, with amino-acid sequence MTSPCQTISVIIPCYNAEKYLGEAIESVLSQSVPPYEVLVVDDGSTDRTPDVVRRFGARVRYLARANGGVSSARNAGIGATTGRNLVFLDSDDLLMPDALRTLASALAAHRGAGIAFGLFHQFEEDPAKPLPSSPYVAQQIEKTPHDTLPDGTYLYEGLFSALLRGRFIPIGGTMVRRCVVEAVGAFDERFHVGEDRDLWLRATVIFPFICVNRPVLNRRIHSSNLSSIRYQQLYNDFNIEIARKLIAAFPEMQQDDQAYLRQMAAECSRVSARHFLGEGKATVARNYVLEYGRWQGWHSEAAFLLALSLVPDSLLAPIARLREKMVNPAY; translated from the coding sequence ATGACCAGCCCCTGCCAGACCATTTCCGTTATTATCCCCTGCTACAATGCAGAAAAATATTTGGGCGAAGCGATCGAGAGCGTCCTGAGCCAGAGTGTGCCGCCTTACGAAGTGCTCGTCGTCGACGACGGCTCAACCGACAGGACTCCAGACGTGGTGCGGCGTTTTGGTGCCCGGGTGCGCTATCTGGCCCGCGCCAATGGCGGGGTAAGCAGCGCGCGCAACGCGGGGATCGGAGCAACGACGGGAAGAAATCTCGTTTTTCTCGACTCCGACGATCTCCTCATGCCGGACGCCCTGCGCACCCTTGCGTCAGCACTCGCAGCCCACCGGGGAGCCGGCATCGCTTTCGGGCTCTTCCACCAGTTCGAGGAGGACCCTGCAAAGCCGCTCCCCTCTTCACCGTACGTCGCGCAGCAGATCGAGAAGACTCCTCACGACACCCTCCCAGATGGAACATACCTCTACGAGGGCCTCTTTTCCGCGCTGCTCAGGGGGAGGTTCATCCCGATAGGCGGGACAATGGTCCGGCGTTGCGTCGTGGAGGCCGTCGGCGCCTTTGACGAGCGGTTCCATGTGGGGGAGGACCGAGACCTGTGGCTGCGGGCAACGGTCATTTTCCCCTTCATCTGCGTCAATCGGCCAGTATTGAACCGTCGGATCCACAGCAGCAACCTGTCCAGCATCCGGTACCAGCAGTTGTACAACGACTTCAACATCGAGATTGCCCGCAAGCTCATAGCGGCCTTTCCTGAGATGCAGCAGGATGACCAGGCATACCTGCGGCAGATGGCGGCAGAATGCTCGCGCGTCTCCGCCCGGCACTTTCTGGGCGAGGGAAAGGCGACCGTCGCGCGAAACTATGTCCTCGAATACGGCCGGTGGCAGGGATGGCACAGCGAAGCGGCATTCCTTCTTGCATTATCCCTGGTTCCGGACTCCCTCCTTGCGCCCATAGCGCGCCTGCGTGAAAAGATGGTGAATCCGGCGTACTGA